In one Lolium rigidum isolate FL_2022 chromosome 3, APGP_CSIRO_Lrig_0.1, whole genome shotgun sequence genomic region, the following are encoded:
- the LOC124699802 gene encoding 4-coumarate--CoA ligase-like 7 has translation MPSTAAAAVDPMSGYCAATGTFHSLREPIPLPPPDQPLSFPAFAFSFLPSPLPAHPALIDTATGEAVSFPAFLAQVRALATALRSHLRVARGDVAFVLAPPGLRLPALYFALMAVGAVVSPANPALTTGELAHLAALSKPSLAFAVSATAGKLPPGIATVLLLDSPRFLSFLQGPGDSSVMDATVIHQSDPAAILYSSGTTGRAKAVVLTHRNLMTSRVMAASAPAAPEVLLLTVPVFHVYGFVLCFRPVIATNTLVLHTARRFDPRAVLEAIGRFSVTRLALAPPALLAIAKTAEGDESVAGSTATLQSVLCGGASVSPELIRRFSQKFPHVCVTQGYGLTETTAGFCRSISAEESRRVGSVGRLSWGTEAKIVDPETGDALPPGVAGELYVRGPFVMKGYLGDKESTSEVLDSEGWLRTGDVCMIGKDGFLFVVDRMKELIKYNSYQVAPAELEDLLQTHPGIDEAAVVGYPDEQAGELPVAFVVGRSGSDLHEAEIKDFIAKQVVHYKRIHRVFLVDSIPKNASGKILRKDLAKLVLHQISAKL, from the exons atgccgtccaccgccgccgccgccgtcgaccccaTGAGCGGCTACTGCGCCGCCACGGGGACCTTCCACAGCCTCCGGGAGCCCATCCCCCTGCCGCCGCCGGACCAGCCGCTCTCCTTCCCGGCCTTCGCCTTCTCCTTCCTCCCCTCCCCGCTCCCCGCCCACCCGGCCCTCATCGACACCGCCACGGGCGAGGCCGTATCCTTCCCGGCCTTCCTCGCGCAGGTCCGCGCCCTCGCCACGGCCCTCCGCTCCCACCTCCGCGTCGCCCGCGGCGACGTGGCCTTCGTCCTCGCGCCCCCCGGCCTCCGCCTCCCCGCGCTCTACTTCGCGCTCATGGCCGTCGGCGCCGTCGTCTCCCCCGCCAACCCGGCCCTCACCACGGGGGAGCTGGCCCACCTCGCCGCGCTCTCCAAGCCCTCCCTCGCCTTCGCCGTCTCGGCCACGGCCGGCAAGCTCCCGCCGGGGATCGCCACCGTCCTCCTCCTCGACTCCCCAAGATTCCTCTCCTTCTTGCAGGGCCCCGGCGACTCCTCCGTCATGGACGCGACCGTGATTCACCAGTCAGACCCCGCCGCGATACTCTACTCCTCCGGCACCACCGGCCGCGCCAAGGCGGTCGTGCTCACGCACCGCAACCTCATGACCTCGCGCGTCATGGCCGCTTCGGCGCCGGCGGCACCCGAGGTCCTGCTGCTGACCGTGCCGGTATTCCACGTCTACGGATTCGTGCTCTGCTTCAGGCCGGTAATAGCTACAAACACGCTGGTGCTGCACACGGCGAGGAGGTTTGACCCCAGGGCGGTGCTGGAGGCGATAGGGAGGTTCAGCGTCACGCGGCTAGCCCTggcgccgccggcgctgctggcGATTGCCAAGACAGCTGAGGGCGACGAGAGTGTGGCTGGCAGCACGGCGACGCTGCAGTCCGTGCTCTGCGGCGGCGCATCCGTGTCGCCAGAGCTTATCCGGCGCTTCTCCCAGAAATTCCCCCACGTCTGTGTTACACAG GGATATGGACTGACCGAGACTACAGCGGGGTTTTGCCGTTCCATCAGTGCAGAAGAAAGTCGACGAGTTGGATCAGTTGGGCGTCTTTCGTGGGGCACTGAAGCGAAGATCGTTGACCCTGAAACAGGGGATGCTCTGCCTCCTGGTGTGGCCGGCGAGCTTTATGTCCGGGGACCTTTCGTGATGAAAG GTTACCTTGGTGACAAGGAATCGACCTCCGAGGTTTTGGATTCTGAAGGATGGTTGAGAACTGGGGATGTTTGTATGATTGGAAAAGATGGATTCCTCTTTGTGGTCGATCGGATGAAAGAGTTGATCAAGTACAACAGCTACCAG GTTGCTCCTGCGGAACTGGAGGACTTGCTTCAAACACACCCAGGTATCGATGAAGCCGCGGTTGTTGG ATACCCAGATGAGCAGGCTGGTGAGCTGCCGGTAGCATTTGTGGTAGGACGCTCTGGAAGTGACTTGCATGAGGCAGAGATCAAAGACTTTATCGCTAAACAG GTCGTGCACTATAAGCGGATCCACCGTGTTTTCCTCGTGGATTCCATACCAAAAAATGCTTCGGGCAAGATCTTGCGGAAGGACTTGGCTAAGTTAGTGTTGCATCAGATTAGCGCCAAGCTGTAA